A region from the Salvia splendens isolate huo1 chromosome 15, SspV2, whole genome shotgun sequence genome encodes:
- the LOC121767730 gene encoding protein DOWNSTREAM OF FLC-like: MARFMPVLVAACVVPAMVSAGFVSEPFHLQGSVYCDTCRCGYETDATEYMAGATVRIECRSKDSDKITFTTEAVTGPDGRWNVDVTSDRGDDTCDAVLVKSANPECATPNAGRDRARVILTRNNGMTSNIRYANNMGFLKRTPLANCAQILQKYQETEEF; the protein is encoded by the exons ATGGCGAGATTTATGCCGGTACTTGTTGCTGCTTGCGTGGTTCCGGCGATGGTGAGCGCTGGTTTCGTGAGCGAGCCATTCCATTTGCAGGGAAGTGTCTACTGCGACACCTGCCGCTGTGGCTACGAGACCGACGCCACTGAGTACATGGCCG GTGCCACCGTTAGAATTGAGTGCCGCAGCAAGGACTCCGACAAGATCACCTTCACGACAGAGGCCGTGACCGGTCCCGATGGGCGTTGGAACGTGGACGTGACGAGCGACCGCGGTGACGACACCTGCGATGCTGTCCTGGTGAAGAGCGCCAACCCCGAGTGTGCCACCCCGAACGCTGGGCGAGACCGCGCTCGCGTGATCCTCACCCGCAACAACGGCATGACCTCCAACATTCGCTACGCAAACAACATGGGATTCCTCAAGAGGACGCCATTGGCCAATTGCGCTCAGATCCTCCAGAAATACCAAGAAACAGAGGAGTTTTGA